A single Nitrospirota bacterium DNA region contains:
- a CDS encoding restriction endonuclease subunit S yields MAGARRFIARTGQFIFSRIDARNGALGVVPPELDGAVVTNDFPVFEVDQDHLSTAYIGWMCRTAWFVEQCRRASEGTTNRVRLQEDKLLSTEIPLPALPEQRWIVARLDALASQISEARGLRQQVAEEAEELCRSILSHDPDAHQTRMAELVRLRPPDVTVRPDGTYRFAGVYCFGRGVFPGGWKSGSEFSYKKLTRLNVGDFVYPKLMAWEGALGIVPPECEGCVVSTEFPVFEVLEERVLPVVLDTYFRTPSVWPNLSGASTGTNVRRRRLNPADFLDYSIPLPSRGTQERLREVRKGVDSLKRLQSETAAELDALLPSLLDKAFKGEL; encoded by the coding sequence TTGGCCGGCGCACGCCGGTTCATCGCCAGAACAGGGCAGTTCATCTTTTCCCGAATCGATGCTCGAAATGGCGCACTCGGCGTCGTGCCGCCGGAGCTTGATGGCGCGGTGGTTACCAATGACTTTCCAGTGTTTGAGGTCGACCAAGATCATCTATCGACGGCATACATTGGGTGGATGTGTCGGACGGCCTGGTTTGTCGAGCAATGCCGACGGGCGAGTGAGGGGACAACCAACCGAGTGCGGTTGCAGGAAGACAAGCTCCTTTCCACCGAGATTCCGCTTCCGGCCTTGCCCGAGCAGCGGTGGATCGTGGCCCGCCTCGACGCCCTCGCCTCCCAAATCTCCGAAGCCCGGGGGCTCCGGCAGCAGGTGGCCGAAGAGGCGGAGGAGCTTTGCCGCTCAATCCTCAGCCACGACCCGGATGCGCATCAGACGCGCATGGCTGAGCTGGTGCGACTACGGCCCCCCGACGTAACGGTCAGACCGGATGGAACGTATCGCTTTGCTGGTGTTTATTGCTTCGGGCGAGGTGTTTTTCCTGGAGGGTGGAAGTCCGGCTCGGAGTTCTCGTACAAGAAACTCACGAGACTCAACGTGGGTGATTTCGTATATCCGAAACTGATGGCTTGGGAGGGGGCCTTGGGCATCGTCCCACCAGAATGTGAAGGCTGCGTCGTCTCCACGGAGTTTCCGGTGTTTGAGGTTCTTGAAGAGCGGGTCCTGCCGGTGGTCTTGGACACGTATTTCAGAACTCCATCCGTTTGGCCGAATCTCTCCGGCGCGAGTACCGGCACCAATGTGCGGCGCCGCCGCCTCAACCCGGCTGACTTCCTTGACTATTCGATTCCCCTCCCTTCACGGGGGACGCAAGAGCGCCTTCGTGAAGTACGGAAGGGGGTCGATTCGCTCAAGCGCCTCCAATCCGAAACCGCCGCCGAGTTGGACGCCCTCCTCCCCTCCCTCCTCGACAAAGCCTTCAAGGGTGAACTATAG
- a CDS encoding AAA family ATPase — translation MLTKLTISNFKLFDRVEIDLAERVVFVGPNNAGKTSALQALALWSIGLRRWVEKRGRGNVPKERAGVTINRRDLIALPVPSANLLWRDLHVRESVHETEKPKTRNVLIEISVAGVDEGKEWTTSFEFDYANEESFYCRSKLGPGGSRLEISEAAANVVLAYLPPMSGLASNETRLDEGAIAVRIGEGRTAEVLRNLCWQALQGKGDQWRKIVDRMKALFGVRLDEPKYVKERGEVVMSFVGQGGVRLDLSSSGRGQQQTLLLLAHMAANPGAVLLLDEPDAHLEILRQRQIYQVLTDTAAETGSQIIAASHSEVILNEAADRDSVVAFVGAPHRIDGQGSQVLKALKEIGFEQYVQAEETGWVLYLEGSTDLAILRAFAAKLTHPASAMLERPFVHYVANQPGKARDHFYGLREAKPDLVGIALYDRLDQTLSNDPNLVQTQWRRREIENYLCQRDTLLAWAEAQGRPQGDLFASAWRSRMNESIDEIASALAALRKPAPWSPDIKASDDFLDPLFKRFYEALSLPGLLRKTDYHTLAPFVPIDQIDKEVREKLDTIVATALIAHPRGGPA, via the coding sequence ATGCTGACGAAACTTACGATCTCCAACTTCAAACTCTTCGACAGGGTGGAGATTGATCTTGCAGAACGGGTGGTCTTTGTCGGACCGAACAACGCCGGCAAGACCTCGGCGTTGCAGGCCCTCGCGCTTTGGAGCATCGGTCTGCGTCGCTGGGTGGAAAAGCGCGGACGAGGAAACGTTCCGAAGGAGCGCGCGGGTGTGACCATCAACCGGCGAGATCTCATTGCCCTTCCGGTCCCTTCCGCGAATCTCCTCTGGCGTGATCTTCATGTGCGCGAAAGCGTTCACGAGACGGAGAAGCCCAAAACACGCAACGTTCTGATCGAGATCAGCGTTGCAGGTGTGGATGAAGGGAAGGAGTGGACGACGAGTTTCGAATTTGACTACGCGAACGAGGAGTCTTTCTATTGCCGATCGAAGCTGGGTCCGGGGGGATCCAGACTGGAGATATCGGAAGCGGCGGCAAACGTGGTCTTGGCGTACCTCCCGCCCATGTCAGGCCTGGCCTCCAACGAAACCCGGCTTGACGAAGGTGCAATCGCCGTCAGGATCGGGGAAGGAAGGACCGCGGAAGTCCTCAGGAACCTCTGCTGGCAGGCACTCCAGGGGAAAGGGGATCAATGGAGAAAGATTGTGGACAGGATGAAGGCTCTGTTCGGGGTCAGACTGGATGAACCGAAATACGTTAAGGAACGGGGTGAAGTAGTCATGTCTTTCGTAGGGCAAGGGGGAGTGCGTCTGGATTTGTCCTCCAGTGGTCGAGGCCAGCAACAGACGCTGCTTCTGCTCGCTCATATGGCGGCAAATCCTGGAGCGGTTCTCCTATTGGACGAGCCGGATGCCCATCTTGAAATACTCCGGCAGCGTCAGATCTACCAAGTCCTGACGGATACGGCCGCGGAAACGGGCAGCCAAATAATCGCCGCCAGCCACTCGGAAGTCATCTTGAATGAAGCCGCGGACCGAGATTCTGTCGTCGCATTTGTGGGGGCCCCGCATCGAATCGACGGTCAGGGAAGTCAGGTTTTGAAGGCTCTGAAGGAAATCGGCTTCGAGCAGTACGTTCAGGCCGAAGAGACCGGTTGGGTGCTCTACCTGGAAGGGTCTACGGATCTCGCCATTCTCCGCGCATTTGCGGCAAAGCTCACTCACCCCGCCAGCGCGATGCTTGAGCGTCCGTTCGTTCACTATGTAGCGAATCAGCCGGGAAAGGCCCGGGACCATTTCTATGGTCTTCGTGAGGCAAAGCCCGATCTCGTCGGAATAGCATTATACGATCGATTGGATCAAACGCTCTCCAACGACCCCAACCTCGTCCAAACCCAGTGGCGCAGACGCGAGATCGAGAACTATCTTTGCCAACGCGACACCCTGCTGGCTTGGGCTGAAGCTCAGGGCCGGCCCCAAGGCGATCTGTTCGCGTCCGCTTGGCGATCAAGGATGAACGAGTCCATTGATGAGATTGCCTCGGCACTGGCCGCGCTTCGCAAGCCGGCGCCGTGGAGTCCGGATATCAAAGCGAGTGACGACTTTCTTGACCCATTGTTCAAGAGATTTTACGAAGCTTTGAGCCTGCCCGGTCTCCTGAGGAAAACCGACTACCACACACTCGCGCCCTTCGTGCCCATTGACCAGATTGACAAGGAAGTTCGGGAAAAGCTCGATACTATTGTCGCGACCGCATTGATAGCTCACCCGCGTGGGGGTCCGGCATAG
- a CDS encoding AAA family ATPase: MRFTALQIGNWRNFEKAEVELQDRVFLEGPNASGKSNLLDVFRFLHDVVAVGGGFQEAVRRRGGVSSLRSLAARRYSDIVIKASLGTDRDRTAWEYEVCFNQDNTAQPGTPRPLIKKETVTHHGKILRNRPDESDAQDPERLTQTYLEQVHANKDFREVAEFFSTVRYLHIVPQLVRDPDRSKGMKDDPYGGDFIEQIARTQKRTREAWLRRIQDALRVAVPQLKELTLQQDSRGVPHLQGRYEHWRPQGAWQTEELFSDGTLRLMGLLWAALDGSGPLLLEEPEISLHPEVVRYIPQMFFRLQRKSGRQFVVSTHSLEVVGDEGVGVDEVLLLQPGSEGTVLLPASRLKDVKSLLEGGLSLAEAVMPHTRPERAEQLPLLADE, translated from the coding sequence ATGAGATTCACGGCGCTTCAAATCGGGAACTGGCGAAACTTTGAGAAGGCGGAAGTCGAGCTTCAGGACCGCGTGTTCCTGGAGGGGCCGAACGCCTCCGGAAAATCCAATCTTCTCGACGTGTTTCGATTTCTGCATGATGTGGTGGCGGTGGGCGGCGGTTTTCAAGAAGCGGTGAGGCGGCGTGGCGGAGTGTCAAGCTTGAGATCGCTGGCTGCCAGGCGTTACTCGGACATTGTGATCAAGGCATCCCTGGGAACTGACCGGGACAGAACCGCCTGGGAGTACGAGGTGTGCTTTAATCAGGACAATACGGCTCAGCCCGGTACCCCTCGGCCACTGATCAAGAAGGAAACGGTGACGCATCACGGCAAAATTCTGCGGAATCGACCCGACGAATCGGACGCTCAGGACCCGGAGCGACTGACCCAGACGTATCTTGAGCAGGTTCATGCCAACAAAGACTTCCGGGAAGTAGCCGAGTTTTTCAGCACTGTTCGCTACCTGCACATCGTTCCCCAATTGGTCCGTGACCCGGATCGTTCGAAGGGAATGAAAGACGACCCCTACGGAGGTGATTTCATCGAACAGATCGCCCGAACTCAGAAACGAACTCGCGAAGCATGGCTCCGGCGCATCCAAGACGCATTGCGCGTCGCGGTGCCGCAACTTAAGGAGTTGACACTCCAGCAGGACTCTCGGGGCGTTCCGCATCTCCAAGGCAGATACGAGCACTGGCGCCCACAGGGCGCGTGGCAGACGGAAGAGTTGTTCTCTGATGGCACATTGAGGCTCATGGGCCTGCTGTGGGCCGCTTTGGACGGCAGCGGACCTTTGTTGCTGGAAGAACCTGAAATCTCACTCCATCCTGAGGTCGTCCGATACATTCCACAGATGTTTTTCCGACTACAGCGAAAATCCGGACGGCAATTTGTCGTAAGTACGCATTCACTCGAGGTGGTGGGAGACGAGGGTGTCGGTGTGGACGAGGTTCTGCTTCTTCAGCCCGGATCAGAGGGAACGGTCTTGCTCCCGGCGAGTCGCCTGAAAGATGTCAAGTCGCTCCTCGAAGGCGGACTCTCATTGGCCGAGGCAGTGATGCCTCACACACGCCCTGAAAGAGCGGAGCAGCTCCCTCTTCTTGCCGACGAATAA
- a CDS encoding TIGR04255 family protein has protein sequence MAVEREIFPNAPITEALLDVRANLPTGTSIETLAAYHDSIRARYPLKRERQRWQVGHEFRPAGPPSILGPTGGPDGYIFESQDKKQAVQARLDGFTFNRLKPYHQWESLREEAMDLWGQYVELAKPTAITRLALRYINRIEIPLPAVDLKEYILTGPEVARGLPQGLANFFMRVMIPSPDSRATALVTLTMEVPTTVEGPLPFIFDIDVFHEESMVPGSGGMPKVLENLHEFKNNIFFGSITDKCKKLFR, from the coding sequence GTGGCAGTCGAAAGAGAAATCTTCCCCAATGCGCCGATTACAGAAGCACTGCTGGATGTTCGCGCCAATCTGCCGACCGGCACATCCATCGAGACTCTCGCCGCCTATCACGATTCCATCAGGGCCCGTTACCCGCTCAAACGGGAAAGGCAGCGGTGGCAAGTCGGTCATGAATTCAGGCCTGCCGGCCCGCCTTCAATTTTGGGGCCGACGGGGGGGCCGGACGGCTACATCTTTGAATCTCAGGACAAGAAACAGGCGGTTCAGGCGCGATTGGATGGTTTCACGTTCAACAGGCTGAAACCGTATCATCAATGGGAATCGCTTCGGGAGGAGGCGATGGATCTCTGGGGTCAATATGTAGAACTTGCGAAACCCACTGCGATCACGCGGCTTGCGCTACGGTACATCAATCGGATCGAAATTCCCTTGCCCGCAGTTGATCTGAAAGAATACATCCTTACCGGGCCGGAAGTGGCAAGAGGATTGCCTCAGGGGTTGGCCAATTTCTTCATGCGCGTAATGATCCCCAGCCCGGATTCGAGGGCGACGGCCCTGGTAACGCTGACGATGGAAGTCCCGACAACGGTGGAAGGTCCTTTGCCTTTCATTTTCGATATCGACGTTTTCCATGAGGAGTCCATGGTACCGGGAAGCGGTGGAATGCCGAAAGTGCTTGAAAATCTTCACGAATTCAAGAATAATATCTTCTTCGGAAGCATTACGGATAAGTGCAAGAAGCTTTTTAGATGA
- the mfd gene encoding transcription-repair coupling factor, which translates to MPVLDELIAALRAGEFDKGRHGRLTGLKGSAGAYLTARLAQLAGRPIAVLVANPPLVSRWLGDLQTLLAGSSTPLATFPGHEEESPARVSRRLSDIGDRTGLDLLGLRLLVQPSDPPPLWVLSKEALAWRPPEPSWFIRNTYLIRRGGVADREELARFLEDHGYVRKTLVERRGDYAVRGFVVDIFPPLSSQPVRVELAGDAVDDLREFDSETQRSIRKLDEVSLFPPQVEESPAGARVVDLLPGNTLLLIDGFDATHSWPFHSSSPKRSAGEDAQQDELRGNDLDKPLHRFTRLIFEPLRVLRPGADPGREWHTTCSDLLELRHAVETFRTRIASPAGTTQRPHDSSTRDAKISCRFLSSSPKRSEGDRPWSRAEGTTNPIGPFVRDLLASGTRCVFFVEDDAREERLRSILARESIPFEVLPTLTGPGEEPASVTLIRRRLHEGFIWEEARLALVPDHEVFGAPVPRLKQVKSKKPREEISVEDLREGDFVVHVDYGVGLFRGAAELTIHGVEAQYLKIEYAEEAIVYLPVDRISLLEKYVGSEGITPKLDRLGTAFWRNSKEKLKEEVKALAKELAALYARRESLPGHAFPPPDDYLREFEAAFPHEETPDQREAIEAVYQDLSRQQPMDRLVCGDVGYGKTEVALRAAFHVAMNGKQVAVLVPTTLLAYQHFQTFERRLKDYPLKVRMLSRFVPPAEQKRIVREISGGAVDMVIGTHRLLSADIAFPDLGLLVVDEEHRFGVLHKEKIKKIREKVDVLTLTATPIPRTLHLALLGIRDLTTIATPPQERKDIMTYVAPHDDSILRHAIEEELDREGQVFCVHPRIRGIWATAEYLEKLVPSARLGVAHGKMKEDELEKVLMDFVRKDIDVLLSTSIIEAGLDIPNANTIIVFDADHFGLAQLYQLRGRVGRSGIQAKAYLIVPEGQMTPEAVKRLEAVQESGLGSGYRLAKRDLEIRGGGDVLGKNQSGHIARMGFHTYLRLIEEAVRELKGQPTTPEMEPEIRLPHRGSIPEFYVEDMPLRIYFYRKCARAGDESVLDEIRSEMIDRFGSLPEDTTRFFHELILRLELKRLGIVRLVVKGSTLTLHFDPTSPVPPDSLVRLVRSRPAEFKLAPPLELVTSLPKGKQPAESAAEILKNIRRTLLPEKPPAPEN; encoded by the coding sequence ATGCCGGTACTGGATGAACTCATCGCCGCGCTCCGCGCAGGGGAATTCGACAAAGGTCGCCATGGCCGCCTCACCGGACTCAAGGGAAGCGCCGGCGCGTACCTTACTGCCCGCCTGGCGCAACTGGCTGGACGACCGATCGCCGTGCTGGTGGCGAATCCGCCACTGGTCTCCCGCTGGCTGGGAGACCTTCAAACTCTCCTGGCCGGCTCGTCCACACCGCTGGCCACATTTCCGGGCCATGAAGAAGAATCGCCCGCCCGAGTCAGTCGCCGGCTCTCGGATATCGGCGACCGAACGGGCCTCGATCTACTGGGTCTCCGCCTTCTCGTCCAACCCTCGGATCCTCCTCCCCTTTGGGTCCTGTCGAAAGAAGCCCTCGCCTGGCGTCCTCCCGAACCCTCCTGGTTCATCCGAAACACCTACCTCATCCGGCGCGGCGGAGTGGCCGATCGCGAAGAACTCGCGCGCTTCCTGGAAGACCACGGCTATGTCCGGAAAACGCTCGTGGAGCGTCGTGGTGACTACGCGGTTCGCGGGTTCGTCGTGGATATCTTTCCCCCGCTCTCCTCACAGCCGGTCCGGGTCGAACTGGCGGGCGACGCCGTGGACGATCTCCGCGAATTCGACTCGGAAACTCAGAGATCCATCCGCAAGCTCGATGAGGTCAGCCTCTTCCCACCGCAAGTCGAGGAATCCCCCGCCGGAGCGCGCGTGGTGGATCTCCTTCCGGGGAACACGCTGCTGCTGATCGATGGATTCGACGCAACTCATTCATGGCCATTCCATTCGTCGTCCCCGAAGCGGAGCGCAGGGGAGGATGCACAGCAAGACGAATTGCGCGGAAATGATTTGGACAAGCCCCTCCACCGATTCACCCGGCTGATTTTTGAACCCCTGCGAGTTCTGAGGCCGGGAGCCGATCCGGGCCGCGAGTGGCACACCACCTGCTCGGATCTTCTGGAACTTCGCCACGCCGTCGAAACGTTCAGGACCCGGATCGCTTCACCGGCAGGAACGACGCAGAGGCCTCATGATTCCTCAACTCGCGACGCGAAGATCTCTTGTCGATTCCTGTCGTCGTCCCCGAAGCGTAGCGAAGGGGATCGTCCGTGGAGCAGAGCGGAAGGGACCACGAACCCCATTGGCCCATTTGTCCGGGATCTTCTCGCCTCCGGAACGCGATGCGTTTTCTTCGTCGAAGACGACGCCCGCGAGGAAAGGCTCCGCAGCATCCTCGCGCGGGAATCGATTCCCTTCGAGGTTCTGCCCACCCTGACCGGCCCCGGTGAAGAGCCCGCATCCGTCACCCTGATCCGACGTCGCCTCCACGAAGGCTTCATCTGGGAAGAGGCTCGCCTCGCCTTGGTGCCCGACCACGAAGTCTTCGGCGCACCAGTACCGAGACTAAAACAGGTCAAGTCGAAGAAGCCCCGGGAAGAGATCTCCGTCGAAGACCTGCGAGAGGGCGACTTTGTCGTCCACGTGGACTACGGAGTCGGCCTCTTTCGCGGCGCCGCCGAATTGACGATCCACGGCGTGGAAGCTCAGTACCTGAAGATCGAGTATGCGGAAGAAGCGATCGTCTACCTGCCGGTGGACCGGATCAGCCTCCTTGAGAAATACGTAGGCTCCGAGGGGATCACCCCGAAGTTGGACCGGCTCGGCACCGCGTTCTGGCGCAACTCGAAAGAGAAACTTAAAGAAGAGGTGAAGGCCCTCGCCAAGGAACTGGCCGCTCTCTACGCCCGGCGTGAGAGTCTCCCCGGCCACGCCTTCCCGCCCCCCGACGACTACCTCCGCGAATTCGAGGCCGCCTTCCCGCACGAGGAAACACCGGATCAGAGAGAAGCCATTGAAGCCGTCTACCAGGACTTATCCCGCCAACAACCCATGGATCGGCTGGTTTGCGGCGACGTAGGCTACGGCAAGACCGAAGTGGCCTTGCGGGCCGCATTCCATGTCGCCATGAACGGGAAACAAGTGGCCGTTCTCGTGCCCACCACCCTCCTCGCCTATCAGCATTTCCAAACGTTCGAGCGACGCCTCAAGGACTACCCGCTCAAGGTGCGCATGCTGTCCCGATTCGTACCTCCGGCGGAGCAGAAACGCATTGTTCGCGAGATCTCCGGAGGGGCGGTGGACATGGTCATCGGCACGCACCGCCTCCTGAGCGCGGACATCGCCTTTCCGGATCTGGGCCTGCTCGTCGTGGACGAAGAGCACCGGTTCGGCGTGCTCCACAAGGAGAAAATCAAGAAAATCCGCGAGAAGGTCGACGTGCTCACGCTGACCGCCACGCCGATTCCCCGAACGCTCCACCTCGCCCTCCTGGGCATTCGCGACCTCACCACCATCGCCACACCGCCCCAGGAGCGGAAAGACATCATGACCTACGTGGCTCCGCACGACGATTCCATCCTCCGCCACGCGATCGAGGAGGAACTCGACCGCGAAGGACAGGTCTTCTGCGTCCACCCGCGCATCCGAGGCATCTGGGCCACGGCGGAATATCTGGAAAAGCTGGTTCCTTCCGCCCGCCTGGGCGTGGCCCACGGAAAAATGAAGGAGGACGAACTGGAAAAAGTCCTGATGGATTTCGTTCGGAAAGACATCGACGTGCTCCTCTCCACGTCGATCATCGAGGCGGGCCTCGATATCCCGAATGCCAACACGATCATCGTTTTCGACGCCGATCACTTCGGTCTCGCCCAGCTCTATCAACTCCGGGGCCGCGTCGGCCGTTCCGGCATCCAGGCGAAGGCCTACTTGATCGTTCCCGAGGGCCAGATGACACCCGAAGCCGTGAAACGGCTGGAGGCCGTTCAGGAGAGCGGCCTCGGATCGGGATACCGGCTCGCCAAGCGGGACCTCGAAATCCGCGGGGGGGGGGACGTCCTGGGGAAGAACCAGTCAGGCCATATCGCCCGAATGGGATTCCACACCTACCTGCGCCTGATCGAGGAGGCCGTGCGGGAGCTGAAGGGTCAGCCCACGACGCCCGAAATGGAGCCGGAGATCCGCCTGCCCCACCGCGGCTCCATCCCGGAATTTTACGTGGAGGATATGCCTCTTCGAATCTACTTCTATCGGAAATGCGCCCGGGCCGGGGACGAGTCGGTCCTCGACGAAATCCGGTCGGAGATGATCGACCGCTTCGGCTCCCTCCCGGAGGACACGACGCGATTCTTTCATGAGCTGATTCTTCGCCTGGAACTCAAGCGTCTCGGAATCGTCCGCCTCGTGGTGAAGGGATCAACGCTTACATTGCATTTTGATCCGACCTCGCCGGTTCCGCCCGACAGCCTTGTTCGACTGGTCCGGAGCCGGCCTGCGGAGTTCAAGCTTGCCCCGCCCTTGGAACTCGTCACTTCGCTTCCCAAAGGCAAACAACCCGCTGAGTCAGCCGCCGAAATCCTCAAGAACATTAGACGGACTCTCCTCCCGGAAAAACCTCCAGCCCCTGAAAACTGA
- a CDS encoding TetR/AcrR family transcriptional regulator, whose amino-acid sequence MISKRNYRESKTRERIMEVAEALFADKGYYGASLGNMAKKVGIAKASLLHHFPSKKALYEAILTRGFGELARVLGATLEGEGDGFEKLSSMLAGYSRWLRANPHRCRLLMREQLDNPRQSREGARKYVAPMVAKVEAFVDEAQRRGEFSGVDARLLLFQVAGSMTHFALVLPSISFLMDDGGRRSNDEIWSNFQSHVFEMARRALTAPSQVHEGGSHA is encoded by the coding sequence ATGATCTCGAAGAGGAATTACCGTGAAAGCAAGACCCGCGAGCGGATCATGGAGGTGGCCGAGGCGCTCTTCGCCGACAAAGGGTACTATGGAGCGAGCCTCGGCAACATGGCGAAGAAAGTGGGCATCGCCAAGGCGTCGCTTCTCCATCATTTCCCGTCGAAAAAAGCATTGTACGAGGCCATTCTCACACGCGGATTTGGCGAGTTGGCGAGGGTTCTGGGGGCCACTCTGGAGGGTGAGGGGGACGGGTTCGAAAAACTATCCTCCATGCTGGCGGGCTATTCGCGGTGGCTCAGGGCGAATCCCCATCGCTGCCGGCTGCTGATGCGCGAGCAACTCGACAATCCGAGGCAGTCGAGGGAGGGCGCTCGAAAGTATGTGGCGCCCATGGTGGCCAAAGTCGAAGCCTTCGTCGATGAGGCGCAGCGCCGGGGCGAGTTTTCTGGGGTTGACGCCCGCCTGTTGCTGTTCCAAGTCGCGGGTTCGATGACGCACTTCGCCCTCGTCCTGCCTTCGATTTCGTTCTTGATGGACGATGGGGGGCGCCGCTCGAACGATGAGATTTGGTCCAACTTTCAATCCCACGTTTTCGAAATGGCCCGCAGGGCGCTGACGGCGCCATCGCAAGTTCACGAAGGAGGTTCACATGCCTGA
- a CDS encoding ferritin-like domain-containing protein, whose product MPELNRQGSNGFGHPSPATESLFAELETIYTWNYETEKQDLYNLYEKAKKEQWNATTQLAWETEVIPGEEYVPDINIPIYGTHLWDKLTKQEIRKLRKEQLAWTLSQFLHGEQGALLVTAQIVNSVPWVDGKLYGSTQVVDEGRHVEVFKRYLTEKVRHQYPVNVHLKTLLDTILKDTRWDMKYLGMQVLVEGLALAAFALIRDYTSEPLMKEMLAYVMQDEARHVAFGVLSLRLAYEGMSDSDRKIREEFAFEGCQLMYHRFLAEEVAESMGMPKNEWIEIQKNSDVMKEFRKLLFSRVVPILKRLDLLTDRMRPHYAELGILRWENEKTGLPVVEPAAQAQ is encoded by the coding sequence ATGCCTGAACTGAATCGGCAGGGATCGAATGGGTTCGGCCATCCGAGTCCCGCGACCGAATCGCTCTTTGCAGAACTCGAAACGATCTACACTTGGAATTACGAGACGGAGAAGCAGGACCTATACAACCTCTACGAGAAAGCCAAGAAGGAGCAGTGGAACGCCACGACGCAACTGGCGTGGGAGACCGAGGTGATTCCCGGCGAGGAGTACGTGCCGGACATCAACATCCCCATCTATGGCACCCATCTGTGGGACAAGCTCACGAAGCAGGAGATACGAAAGCTCAGGAAGGAACAGTTGGCGTGGACGCTGAGCCAGTTCCTTCACGGCGAGCAAGGGGCGCTGCTCGTCACCGCTCAGATCGTGAACAGTGTTCCGTGGGTCGATGGGAAACTGTATGGATCAACGCAGGTGGTCGATGAGGGCCGCCATGTGGAGGTCTTCAAGAGGTATCTGACCGAAAAGGTGAGACACCAATACCCAGTCAACGTTCATCTGAAGACGCTGCTCGACACGATCCTCAAGGATACCCGGTGGGATATGAAGTACCTGGGCATGCAGGTTCTGGTGGAGGGCTTGGCGCTCGCGGCCTTTGCGCTGATTCGCGACTACACCTCCGAGCCTCTCATGAAAGAGATGCTCGCCTACGTGATGCAGGATGAGGCGAGGCACGTGGCCTTTGGGGTCCTCTCATTGCGCCTGGCCTACGAGGGAATGTCCGACTCAGATCGCAAGATCCGGGAGGAGTTTGCTTTCGAGGGGTGCCAGCTTATGTACCATCGGTTCCTGGCCGAGGAAGTGGCGGAGTCCATGGGCATGCCGAAAAACGAGTGGATCGAGATTCAAAAGAATTCGGATGTGATGAAGGAGTTCCGGAAACTGTTATTCTCCCGCGTTGTGCCGATCCTCAAGCGGCTCGATCTTCTGACCGACCGGATGAGGCCGCACTACGCCGAACTCGGCATTCTCCGCTGGGAAAACGAAAAGACGGGATTGCCCGTCGTAGAGCCGGCGGCGCAGGCTCAGTAG
- a CDS encoding Retroviral aspartyl protease, translating to MGETRARIKVTGFIPNGSVEIETLVDTGATYTTLPKKSLPAGIRPEREITLELADGRVIRRHVANVLVELEGIRAANPIILGQEGDAVLIGLLTLEACGLSVDPIDRKLFPLPAIHHY from the coding sequence ATGGGGGAAACGCGAGCGAGAATCAAGGTCACCGGCTTCATCCCAAACGGAAGCGTCGAAATCGAAACTTTGGTCGATACGGGGGCGACCTACACCACTCTTCCCAAGAAATCGCTCCCGGCCGGCATCAGGCCTGAACGGGAAATTACGTTGGAACTGGCGGATGGGCGGGTGATCCGGCGGCACGTGGCGAATGTCCTCGTAGAACTTGAAGGGATACGCGCCGCCAACCCCATCATTCTAGGCCAGGAGGGGGATGCGGTCCTCATCGGATTGCTGACGCTCGAAGCTTGCGGACTCTCCGTGGATCCGATTGACCGGAAGCTGTTCCCCCTTCCGGCGATCCACCACTACTGA